CCtgtatatttgcatttcaaacatattcaaACAAAGAGAGTCCTTCGGGATGACACAGAAGTCTTACAAAGGCGATAAAGTTCTGCGTATGAACTAATTTCATACTTACTTTAGAATATTTGCAATGCATTTCCACTTTGTTTAGTGTCAAGAAGGCCAATCGACGTATACACAGTCAAGAGATGCAATATTTTGATAGGTTGTCTTACTTGATTTTCACCTTGAAACTTGTCATGTTGTAGATATCAAAACATCTGCTCTAATACTCGAAGAAAAACCATCCTCTGATACAGCGCGACAATGGAGGACCATTCAGAGCTGCCAGTTATAGATCTGAAGAAAGCTCGGGACAAGACACAGAGACTACAAGTAGCAAGAGAACTTGTCAGAGCTCTAGAGACAGTTGGTTTCCTTTACATCGATAACGCACCAGGTGTAGATCTGGAGACACTTTTGAAAAACTGTGACACATTCTTTGCCCTTTCATCCGTAGAGAAACACATGTTGGCCAAACAGAAATGGAATCCACTGAATAAAAACAAGTACCGTGGTTACTTTCCACTACAGCCAGGTGAGTCGTCGTACAAGGAAGGATTTGAGATAGGAGTTGAGGACTGTCCATTCAACGATCCCGATATACATCCTATGTTCACCGAGCCTAACCTCTGGCCACGCTATATGGACGGTTTTGATGAGTTCCTGAGAGATATGCAACAGTACTACAAAGCTATCCTAAACACTGGAACAGAAATACTGCGATTGTTGGCTTTGGGGTCGGGATTAGACGAGTACTGGTTTGAGTCGATGTTTCTTCCTGACACATTGTCAACTCTTCGTCTTCTTCACTACCCACTGCGGCCCTCCACCCCTCCAGACACAGCAAGAGATGGTGACACGGTGCTCTGTTGTTCTGAACATTCTGATTCTGGCTTTGTGACCCTCTTG
Above is a genomic segment from Haliotis asinina isolate JCU_RB_2024 chromosome 7, JCU_Hal_asi_v2, whole genome shotgun sequence containing:
- the LOC137290989 gene encoding isopenicillin N synthase-like, with amino-acid sequence MEDHSELPVIDLKKARDKTQRLQVARELVRALETVGFLYIDNAPGVDLETLLKNCDTFFALSSVEKHMLAKQKWNPLNKNKYRGYFPLQPGESSYKEGFEIGVEDCPFNDPDIHPMFTEPNLWPRYMDGFDEFLRDMQQYYKAILNTGTEILRLLALGSGLDEYWFESMFLPDTLSTLRLLHYPLRPSTPPDTARDGDTVLCCSEHSDSGFVTLLATFHYRGLQILNQNDKWVDVEPRPNSLVMNIGDILSKTSNGRFKATRHRVVETGMDRYSVPFFFEPRYGAEIGRMIPFVQDVGKNMTVTATSTDMTTVDQGMKYGPWLIGKMQQFLEYRHILTSFPVTTAA